In Nitrospira sp., a single window of DNA contains:
- a CDS encoding acyloxyacyl hydrolase, with the protein MIQTWAPNDQRLKAARERRSEGAAATQQRPERLLFLILILSCLPAGVGAPALANSFRPDHARMEKGTIEVGIAAGYAQATTAIGDSPSANRSALLVLPRIGIVLTDPQGEGWYRGNVELLLEPVYARFTRPFAAEAVGGSVVLKYNFLSFGRWIPFWDAGAGMIWTDLAPRIPEQSTQFEFVLETGPGVQYALTNHLTWTMGVRYHHISNGGLGERNTGINAVLPYVGLSWFLPEPF; encoded by the coding sequence ATGATCCAGACATGGGCGCCGAATGATCAGCGACTCAAGGCGGCAAGAGAGCGTCGTTCCGAAGGGGCCGCCGCAACGCAACAACGACCCGAACGCCTCCTTTTCTTGATCCTGATCCTCTCATGCCTTCCAGCCGGGGTCGGGGCCCCTGCCCTGGCAAATTCCTTCCGACCGGATCACGCGCGAATGGAAAAGGGAACGATTGAGGTCGGCATTGCCGCGGGATACGCGCAAGCGACGACGGCGATCGGCGATAGTCCATCGGCCAATCGGAGCGCCCTGTTGGTGCTGCCACGCATTGGAATTGTGCTGACCGATCCTCAGGGAGAGGGATGGTACCGAGGCAATGTCGAACTGTTGCTGGAACCGGTATACGCCCGATTCACACGGCCCTTCGCCGCCGAGGCAGTCGGAGGATCGGTGGTTCTGAAATACAACTTTCTTTCATTCGGACGCTGGATACCCTTTTGGGATGCCGGTGCCGGAATGATTTGGACCGATTTGGCTCCGCGGATTCCGGAACAGAGCACACAATTTGAATTCGTGCTGGAAACAGGTCCCGGAGTCCAATACGCCCTGACAAACCACCTGACGTGGACCATGGGTGTGCGATATCACCACATATCGAATGGCGGGCTCGGCGAGCGCAACACCGGAATCAACGCCGTCTTGCCCTATGTCGGGCTATCGTGGTTCTTGCCAGAGCCATTCTGA
- a CDS encoding group 1 truncated hemoglobin, giving the protein MTHRIASFAMVLGLALTVSACNSLGSAPAGPATMEKSLYDRLGGKTAITAVVDDFVGRVAADNRINGKFANANIPRLKSMLVDQICQASGGPCTYTGRDMKSTHAGMGVSSSDFDALVGDLVATLNKFKVPEREKNELLGALGPMKSDIVEKPMASMQ; this is encoded by the coding sequence ATGACTCACCGCATTGCATCATTCGCCATGGTCCTCGGTCTCGCGCTGACCGTCTCGGCCTGTAACAGCCTGGGCTCGGCCCCCGCCGGCCCGGCAACGATGGAGAAATCTCTCTATGACCGGCTGGGCGGAAAGACCGCCATCACCGCAGTGGTGGATGACTTCGTCGGCCGCGTGGCAGCGGACAATCGCATCAATGGGAAGTTTGCCAACGCCAACATCCCGCGCCTGAAATCGATGCTGGTCGATCAAATCTGTCAGGCCTCAGGCGGGCCCTGCACTTACACCGGTCGGGACATGAAGAGCACCCATGCCGGCATGGGCGTCAGCAGCAGTGACTTCGATGCGCTGGTCGGAGACCTCGTCGCCACGTTGAACAAATTCAAAGTGCCTGAACGGGAAAAGAACGAGCTGTTGGGCGCATTGGGCCCGATGAAGAGCGACATCGTCGAGAAGCCGATGGCCTCGATGCAGTAG
- a CDS encoding sigma-70 family RNA polymerase sigma factor yields MCHTQTVANAPSLDEQEWSGFLARIAAGDQSALAELYDASSAKVFGLAMKILGDRDAAEEITVDVYTQVWRKIASYDAQRGTPGSWLMTMTKNRAIDGFRSRYLERGRQVPLDQAAELPGDAATPEQYSADLERQRLVQEAMASLSAEQRQAIALAYYWGLSQSEIADRLRLPLGTVKTRMRLGMIRLREVLAPHGEGLRS; encoded by the coding sequence ATGTGTCATACCCAAACTGTGGCCAACGCACCTTCACTAGACGAGCAGGAATGGTCGGGGTTCCTCGCGCGCATTGCCGCGGGAGATCAATCTGCCCTGGCGGAGCTTTATGATGCGAGCAGTGCCAAAGTATTTGGGTTGGCGATGAAGATCCTCGGTGATCGGGACGCCGCGGAAGAGATCACGGTGGATGTCTACACCCAGGTGTGGCGAAAGATTGCGAGTTACGATGCGCAGCGGGGTACGCCGGGAAGTTGGCTCATGACGATGACGAAGAATCGGGCCATCGACGGCTTCCGCAGCAGGTATTTGGAGCGGGGGCGGCAAGTCCCTCTCGATCAAGCGGCGGAGTTGCCGGGTGATGCGGCGACTCCTGAACAATACAGTGCCGACCTGGAACGGCAGCGGCTGGTGCAGGAGGCCATGGCGAGTCTCTCCGCCGAGCAGCGCCAGGCGATTGCGTTGGCGTATTATTGGGGCTTGAGTCAGAGTGAAATCGCCGATCGGTTGAGGCTGCCGTTGGGGACCGTGAAGACGCGAATGAGACTGGGGATGATCCGATTGCGAGAAGTGTTGGCTCCGCACGGGGAAGGGTTGCGTTCATGA
- a CDS encoding cupin domain-containing protein, which yields MTDPRHQEDLSELAALYALEALGDDEQRQFKQSLETAPAEVRQQVAAFQEVVQELAFSGPAIAPPASLKARLMARIAQEPQEREGVEDFTCVRSGQVEWRDLGPGVSMKLLFNDSAGARATMLLRLAPGGKLLAHRHRQVEEFYVLEGNCICAGEFLQAGDYHRAEAGSVHPITSSEQGCLALVMTSTQNEPAG from the coding sequence ATGACCGATCCACGTCACCAGGAAGACCTGTCAGAACTTGCGGCACTCTATGCCTTGGAGGCCCTGGGGGATGATGAGCAGCGGCAATTCAAACAGTCTCTTGAGACGGCTCCTGCCGAGGTCCGGCAGCAGGTCGCAGCGTTTCAGGAGGTGGTTCAGGAGTTGGCCTTCAGCGGTCCCGCCATCGCGCCTCCGGCGTCGCTTAAGGCCAGGCTCATGGCGCGCATCGCGCAAGAACCGCAGGAGCGGGAAGGCGTGGAGGACTTTACGTGTGTCCGATCGGGGCAGGTGGAGTGGCGAGACCTGGGTCCTGGTGTGTCCATGAAACTGCTGTTCAACGATTCGGCCGGAGCACGGGCCACGATGCTGCTGCGGCTGGCTCCGGGTGGAAAACTGCTGGCGCACCGTCACCGGCAGGTCGAAGAGTTCTACGTGTTGGAAGGGAACTGCATCTGCGCCGGGGAATTCCTCCAGGCGGGGGACTACCATCGCGCCGAGGCCGGGAGCGTTCATCCCATCACATCGAGCGAGCAGGGTTGCCTGGCCCTGGTGATGACCTCGACACAGAACGAACCAGCCGGGTAA
- a CDS encoding DUF2784 domain-containing protein produces the protein MWYRIGADLVLLLHLAFVLFVVTGALLLLKWPRLAWLHLPAAIWGAIVEYTGWICPLTPIEHTLRAMTGESAYSSDFIGHYLLPLMYPAGLTRPVQMLLGTAVVLVNVTIYWLVFGKPSRRRQ, from the coding sequence ATGTGGTACCGAATCGGCGCGGATCTCGTGCTGCTGCTCCACCTGGCCTTTGTGCTCTTCGTCGTGACGGGCGCGCTGCTGCTATTGAAATGGCCTCGCCTGGCATGGCTGCATCTGCCGGCGGCGATCTGGGGAGCGATTGTCGAGTACACCGGCTGGATCTGTCCCCTCACCCCGATTGAACACACTCTGCGGGCCATGACCGGAGAGTCGGCCTACAGCTCAGACTTCATCGGCCATTACCTCCTGCCCCTGATGTATCCGGCAGGGCTGACACGCCCCGTGCAGATGCTGCTGGGAACCGCGGTGGTGCTGGTGAATGTGACGATCTATTGGCTGGTCTTCGGAAAACCGTCAAGGCGACGGCAATAG
- a CDS encoding TfoX/Sxy family protein: protein MSSGPPNQSRRMRHDSFKDFVLDQLGEMPELTWKAMFGGYGLYQRTTFFGIIHKGRLYFKTNDVTQALYRARGMHPFRPNAKHTLAQYYEVPTDILEDPDHLIVWARSAVTLPTAQLPLPFTATPQGYDLPAQI, encoded by the coding sequence ATGAGCAGCGGTCCACCCAATCAGTCTCGACGCATGCGCCACGACAGCTTCAAAGACTTCGTCCTGGATCAACTCGGTGAGATGCCTGAACTCACATGGAAAGCCATGTTCGGCGGCTATGGCCTCTACCAACGGACCACCTTCTTCGGCATCATCCACAAGGGTCGGCTCTATTTCAAAACCAACGACGTGACGCAAGCGCTCTATCGCGCGCGCGGCATGCATCCCTTCCGCCCGAACGCCAAGCACACGCTCGCACAGTATTACGAAGTACCCACCGACATTCTTGAAGACCCGGACCACCTGATCGTCTGGGCCCGCAGCGCCGTGACATTACCGACCGCGCAGTTACCCCTCCCCTTCACCGCCACGCCGCAGGGCTACGACCTTCCCGCTCAGATCTAG
- a CDS encoding Hsp20/alpha crystallin family protein — protein sequence MSTLIRWDPFRVQWNPLKERDELENRLSTLLGHRASTGNGGKEALTVAEWSPLVDIVEDENEYRITAELPAMKREDVRLTVDNGVLTISGERKYEQEEKREKHHRIERAYGSFVRSFSLPEDADGSKVTADYKDGVLHVHLPKSEKAKPKSIEIKVS from the coding sequence ATGAGCACACTCATACGTTGGGATCCGTTTCGAGTTCAGTGGAATCCTTTGAAAGAACGGGACGAACTGGAAAACCGATTATCGACCCTCCTGGGACATCGGGCATCGACCGGGAATGGGGGCAAGGAAGCCCTGACGGTTGCCGAGTGGTCGCCGTTGGTGGACATCGTGGAAGATGAGAATGAATACCGCATCACGGCGGAGTTGCCGGCCATGAAAAGAGAAGACGTGCGACTCACCGTGGACAACGGGGTGCTGACGATTTCCGGCGAACGGAAATACGAGCAGGAAGAGAAAAGGGAGAAGCATCACCGGATCGAACGCGCCTACGGGAGTTTCGTCCGCAGCTTCTCGCTCCCGGAGGATGCGGACGGGAGCAAGGTCACAGCCGACTACAAAGACGGGGTGCTCCACGTGCATCTCCCGAAATCCGAGAAAGCGAAACCGAAATCGATCGAGATCAAGGTGTCCTAG
- a CDS encoding DUF2934 domain-containing protein has translation MMDTNVSRTTPQRVGTAHTSPSHEKTAQARQAVKRTAAIALRAYELYEKRGRQDGQALEDWLNAERQLAAAAGH, from the coding sequence ATGATGGATACGAATGTGAGTCGAACCACCCCGCAGCGAGTTGGCACAGCCCACACGAGCCCGAGCCATGAAAAAACCGCGCAGGCGAGGCAGGCCGTAAAAAGAACCGCTGCGATCGCCTTACGCGCCTACGAACTCTATGAGAAACGAGGGCGGCAAGACGGGCAGGCTCTGGAGGACTGGTTAAATGCCGAACGTCAGCTGGCTGCCGCAGCGGGCCACTAA
- a CDS encoding BON domain-containing protein, protein MTTRNVLTLCAALVLGGAMITGSAHAIGKADEKTPINDSWITAKTKIALFADSRVKGSEINVETAQGAVMIRGKVDSDAAKQAAEGIAKGIDGVKTVKNDLQVVAPSKREATDDKDDAITARVHEHMEKDAHLKKAGIHAQTNAGVVSLTGEVQDLATSAEASWSAWRVPGVKAVKNDLTVKEKA, encoded by the coding sequence ATGACCACACGCAATGTACTGACCCTCTGCGCAGCATTGGTTCTTGGCGGGGCGATGATCACCGGATCGGCGCATGCCATCGGCAAGGCCGACGAGAAGACCCCCATCAATGACTCCTGGATTACGGCGAAGACCAAGATCGCGCTGTTTGCCGATTCCCGGGTGAAGGGAAGCGAGATCAACGTGGAGACCGCCCAGGGCGCAGTCATGATCCGCGGCAAGGTCGATTCGGATGCGGCCAAGCAGGCTGCAGAAGGGATTGCCAAAGGGATCGACGGGGTCAAAACCGTGAAGAACGATCTGCAGGTCGTGGCCCCCTCTAAACGTGAGGCGACGGACGACAAGGATGACGCCATCACTGCCCGCGTCCACGAGCATATGGAGAAGGACGCACACCTAAAGAAAGCCGGCATTCATGCTCAGACGAACGCAGGCGTCGTCTCGCTCACCGGCGAAGTTCAGGACCTGGCGACCAGCGCCGAAGCCTCTTGGTCGGCCTGGCGAGTGCCCGGCGTGAAGGCGGTGAAAAACGATCTCACGGTGAAGGAAAAGGCCTAA
- a CDS encoding CsbD family protein gives MNADQLKGKWLQFKGDLKQQWGKFTEDDLQQIAGNYDTFVGKVQERYGEKKAELMKWASHWHEQAKPDAEGTKAP, from the coding sequence ATGAACGCAGATCAACTCAAAGGAAAATGGCTCCAGTTCAAAGGGGATCTGAAACAACAATGGGGCAAGTTTACCGAAGACGACTTGCAGCAGATCGCCGGCAATTACGACACCTTTGTCGGAAAAGTGCAGGAACGGTACGGCGAGAAGAAGGCCGAGCTGATGAAGTGGGCTTCCCACTGGCATGAGCAGGCGAAGCCGGACGCCGAGGGAACGAAGGCTCCCTGA
- a CDS encoding DUF1328 domain-containing protein, whose protein sequence is MLYYALMFLVVGLIANALNLLGVSAVAVQMSWILFLIGVVLLVVHLVSGRTPRTT, encoded by the coding sequence ATGCTCTACTACGCGCTGATGTTCTTAGTAGTCGGCTTGATTGCCAACGCCCTCAATCTTTTGGGGGTCTCCGCAGTTGCCGTCCAGATGTCTTGGATCTTGTTCTTGATCGGGGTGGTGTTGCTGGTGGTGCACCTGGTGTCGGGACGGACTCCGCGAACCACCTGA
- a CDS encoding methyltransferase domain-containing protein — translation MPSQTPEAVIEAQRQDWNRVAAGWDKWDQFFNRNMAFINHRLVADARVRPGLRVLDLGSGTGYPALLAGEVVGSDGSVVGIDLAESMLAVATRKAKTLGLEHVAFRTGDVTSLPFETASIDAVISRFCLMFLPEIPKAAAEIARVLKPGGYVAAAVWSAPDKNPFIRIPMDVIKTITPLPPPDPDAPGIFRLAKPGDLAGIFERAGLKPLDDEEFTAEVTYATAEEFFRGLMDIAAPIQNLFAKLTQEQQAEAERGIIKAVNEYRGPQGVSLPIAVRIVSARKPQ, via the coding sequence ATGCCGTCACAAACACCAGAGGCTGTGATCGAGGCTCAACGCCAGGACTGGAATCGCGTTGCCGCCGGTTGGGACAAATGGGATCAGTTTTTCAACCGCAACATGGCCTTCATCAACCACCGGCTGGTGGCCGATGCGCGGGTGCGGCCCGGGCTTCGAGTGTTGGATCTTGGATCGGGCACCGGCTATCCAGCGCTCCTGGCCGGCGAGGTGGTGGGGTCGGATGGCAGCGTGGTCGGGATCGATCTCGCTGAATCCATGCTGGCGGTCGCCACACGCAAAGCCAAAACGCTCGGTCTGGAGCACGTGGCGTTTCGTACCGGGGATGTCACTTCGCTGCCGTTCGAGACCGCCTCGATCGATGCCGTGATCAGCCGGTTCTGCCTGATGTTCCTGCCGGAAATTCCCAAGGCTGCCGCGGAGATCGCCCGCGTACTGAAACCAGGAGGGTATGTCGCGGCCGCCGTCTGGTCCGCGCCCGATAAGAATCCGTTCATTCGTATTCCGATGGACGTGATCAAGACCATCACGCCCCTGCCGCCGCCGGACCCGGACGCGCCCGGCATCTTCCGGCTTGCGAAGCCGGGGGACCTGGCCGGCATCTTCGAACGGGCGGGCCTCAAGCCGCTCGACGATGAAGAATTCACAGCGGAGGTGACCTATGCCACCGCGGAAGAATTCTTTCGCGGTCTGATGGATATCGCCGCTCCGATTCAAAACCTATTCGCCAAATTGACGCAGGAGCAACAGGCGGAGGCAGAGCGGGGCATCATCAAGGCCGTGAATGAATATCGCGGGCCCCAGGGGGTCTCGTTGCCGATTGCGGTGAGGATCGTGAGCGCGCGCAAGCCGCAGTAG
- a CDS encoding DUF4396 domain-containing protein: MAHHQSATITAPRHPAPRSHDHHINGHDGVQAHGDHLGRHQPHEHRDATHRATSLDRTALMATLHCLSGCTIGEVLGMAIGTALGWSNWPTVGLAVVLAFFFGYAMTLYPLRRAGMAWGTALGLAFASDTLSMATMELVDNAIMVMIPGAMDAGLPDPLFWGSLVLSLLLAGAAAFPVNRWLIARGKGHALVHGQHCH, from the coding sequence ATGGCTCATCACCAATCAGCGACGATCACCGCACCGCGTCACCCAGCGCCGCGAAGTCACGATCACCACATCAACGGGCATGACGGTGTGCAGGCTCACGGCGATCACCTTGGCCGTCATCAGCCTCATGAGCATCGGGACGCGACCCACCGGGCCACCTCGCTCGACCGAACGGCGCTCATGGCGACCCTGCACTGCCTGAGCGGCTGCACCATCGGCGAAGTGCTCGGGATGGCGATCGGCACGGCGTTGGGCTGGAGCAATTGGCCGACGGTCGGCCTTGCGGTTGTGCTGGCATTCTTCTTCGGGTATGCCATGACCTTGTATCCGTTGCGTCGGGCAGGGATGGCTTGGGGAACGGCGCTGGGACTGGCCTTTGCGTCCGATACCCTCTCCATGGCGACCATGGAACTGGTGGACAATGCGATCATGGTGATGATTCCCGGTGCGATGGACGCCGGGTTGCCGGATCCGCTGTTTTGGGGCAGTCTGGTCTTGTCCCTGCTTCTGGCCGGAGCGGCGGCATTTCCCGTCAACCGCTGGTTGATCGCACGGGGCAAAGGGCATGCGCTGGTGCATGGACAGCACTGCCACTGA